The genomic interval CCCTTGgaatttttagtattaaaacGACCTTAAAAATATCGATTGAAGGTTCTAAAGGACTGATAAACGTTTTATCGTATTGTCATACAGCGATAACTGTGGGTATTCCAATATTCATTAatgattaaaatgaaaattaggtTTTCggtaattttcgaaatatacgTATTTTAAACAAGGAATATACAAGAATATTAATAAAGTAAGATCAATCTAGCACATCTTTAGACTTTGCAACGATGTCAACTGCATAACCGCTGATTTTTTACGTAGTGGACGAAACGTGGATCTACCACAACATACTAGAGACCAAACCAATTGGATATCGCATTCTTACTAAAATAAGGGCTGCTCTGCTATCTGATAGGTTAAATATCTTTGTATTGTGGGGTCTACAAGCTGCTCATCTAAGAATAGCGTATGTTTCCCCGCAATCCCTGCATTtgtccattgaagtcgacttAAACACCATAGATTCCCAGTTAGATCGCTGTGCTTCACGTTGtgttctttcttcttcttcaagaCTTTATGCCTTGTCATCCTTGAGATGATGATGTCCATGAATCCATCCATCTTTTTGGAAGCGTTCCTAAAGGTCGTCGTGCCCCTTTCTCTGGTCATCCTGTCCACGTGTTCGTTCTAAGCTCTTCTACGTTTACGTCCCCTTCTGACTATGTCTTCCACCTCCATTTTCTATAAACGTCTTCAAAGGGGGCAATCCGCCCTTTGCAACTTATCTAGACCATCATAAGAAAGCTGTATAGCTTATGGTAGGTCGCACAACATATTTATACATCCGGGTTAAACATTTTGGGTTTGAAGCCCCATGTTCTTACCATTCTGCAGCAGTTGTACAAAGCAATTCGTACCATTGGGCTTACTGATTGAATGTGTTGTCTATACGTCAATTTCTGGTGATCTCGAGTTTGACCCCGATCATTCTGAGAGTTTTTGGATTGTACTTAGTGAATGGAACTTAAGGAGGGTCCCGGATCCCGAAAACCACCCCCAAGACTCGAACTCGACAACCCCTCGGCGGTCTTAAGCTACGGCAGCCCGGAAACGCTATCTCGGCGATGAAAATACATCTTCGGGGTAATTTATTGGTAATTTTCGGGATCTGGGACCCGTGCCATCTTTCAGCAATTGATTAGCAATAAATTACCCCGAAGAGCGCGCGTCCGTAACTATTTTCGTCGTAGCTTAATATTAAGGTAGGGGGGAGTCGCGTTTCTCGTGAACCGCTTGAGCAATAAAATCGCTTTTTGGGTAATAAATTAGCaattaaatagtaaaaattatgGTGCCAGTCTGGGCGCTTCCCCTTAAAAAAGCTGTCGCAACTTAATATACCTTAACAGATCGTAAACGTTCTATAGAAACATTATTACAAAAGAGACattgaaaatatctaatttatACGATTTAAAACGGCAGATGCTCCAAGTGAAGTTATTTCTTTATAACATAAACCAaactttgaagaaaaaaatacccGGAGAGCTGAAGTTTAACATTATAAAGAAAGTCTTCAAAATCCCCATCGATTCTAAGTATGCTCGAAAGTTTTTCGGGGTCAAAGGTTagaatttgaggtttttttgactttttctcaaaaacggtgagttttatcaaaaaaaaaaacctcaaaccgaagttgtagatcttaaaattctctacaaaaatgatCCCTGATGATTTTTCGTTCATATACCTATTTCTTTTAGTGCTAAAGGTTCTGTTCAAGTGTACGTACCACCTTCTGCAGAAAATGTACTCAATACTATTTTTGGACATTACGAAAAAAGTTGTAGGACCAAATGAGGCTGTAAAAAAGTCGGGTTGCTGTGTTCTCTAGCGCGTACCAAGATTAGTCTCGCTCAAATGTCCAAATTGAGTGATTTTGACCACATTTGAACATCCAGcaaaaggaagaagaagacCTGACGGTTAAAGTAGACTTTCAAGAGTCAGAATAtctaaagaaatcaaaacaatagttAACACAATAATCATTAGTTAGTGGAGGAGACCTAGAGGGAAAACCACGGTAAAAAAACCCGCCGTGTACACTAGATACCTCACAGGTGGCGcgatatctcagaaatggtaGCTCTTAGGAAAAAAATCGTAATCACCatttttgtacagaattttaagatctacaactttggttggaggtttttttttaaaaaaacgtacagttttcgagaaaaataaaaaaaaactcaaattttgacctttAATCCCGAATAACTTCTGTAAAACATTTATGAGACACACTATAGAATAGagatcattaaaaataaatcaataagtCAATACAGATCATTAATGAATGCAAAATAATATTCATGTTACTCAccgaatatttttaaaagtataaatcgtgttgttttcaaagttttcataACGATGATGCATAATTTAgtgtttttgtaaatttaatttacataaatatcaaatattcgaTTATATACATAATCTAACATGAATCATCCATAATGAATAACCAATATTTTGTCGGTGAGCGCGACAACTACCAGCTGATTACTATTCTTTAACTGGgaattatttcttcggtgttcatgattgtagtttagtcccagttagctcTATGAGATTTGTGTGATTTGTACACTTGtaagttttaaatcaaaatattttgatatagattgaaaatagttgaaacgtaaaattttaatctgtcttaacaaaaattaaaaaaatatataattttataacagaagagacctaaaatcaagacgatgaTTTACGATTTctatttcgaaattcaatatttcgaaaatgtattctgccgttcttcaaaggagaaaacaactaccttcctggctaatgcctcgacgtgTATTGAATTATATCTCTTCTGAAGATGGTGATATCAATCTATATTAACATGTGAGCGATTTTCAGAGCCGCGAGAACCGAAAAAGTTCGATCTAATAAATTGGAACGAGTTCCATCGcgtattaactgaaaatttgtacaAGAGAAAACTGTGTGCAAGATTGGTGCCGCGTTTGTGTCCATCGAGTTTTTGGCAGTCCATAACGATGGATGAAACGCAATCAAAAcgatggactgaaaagggagaaccgactccaaagaaggcaaagaccgtcccatttgcaggcaaggtcatggcaacggttttttgggatgcgtgtgggataattttctttgattatcttgaaaaaggaaaaactattattattgcaacgtttgagcgaagaaagcAAGGGAAAACGGccgtatttggctaagaagaaagtgttgtttcatcaagacaatacaccagatcaaacatccgttattgcaatggacaaaattaataaatcaagatttaaattgctacctcatgcaacccattcgccagatttagcccacTATTTTAgggttattttctgttcctagacttgaaaaaatggctcggtagTCAAAAATTGTCCAACAATGAAGGAGGAGCTTGACTATTCTTACTATAAAATGGGAATcgaacaaaatttttgtgtttctagGGCCATCCTCGCACTATCATCTGACATCCAGAAGATATGTCGTCCCAAAAAAAGCAAAGGTCATGAAAAGCCCCAAAACAGTTATGGCTACAATATTATAGTACCGATTGACTTAAGGAACCAAATAAAACTATGAACGGGGCAcataaaattatcgaaaaaaagcATGGCAAAATAATGTGGGGGCTTGTttcatgacaatgctccagTCCCCAGGCTACCGTACACGAATGTGGTTTAACAGAGATTGAATACTCACCATATACCCTTATCTGGCACCGTTCgattttttgttggaaaaactGAAGAGGTAAAAGATTCAACAGagacgatgaaattaaacagacGATGTACGAACATTTTGACTCTAAAGATAGATCATATTTTTGGAGGTATAGAAGCTTAagtcagacgttctgaaaagtgCGTGGaaatgaaaagtgaaaaataatcacaatttttttgtttatgacaTTTCTATCTATGTGGATCGCACtaggtatttttttaaaacaaacatcggtattttgaaatgatattaaaaattatctgcttaaatatttatattaagtgAGGTCAAGAAATCAAGTTTCCATTACATAATCCAAGAAATCTCTTTTGAACTATTGTTACAAAACAACaggtgataataataataataataaaattgtatcatatccataaataataatgatgtgTTGAGGATAATTTCGAGAATtggagatatttttgaaaatgcccACTTAACGATAAAgcgcaaatataaaaaaataatggaattttgCCAATTTTTCTATTGAGGAAAATATCATTCGCgcgttttttatcaaatttgaattaacaaaaaaatccgATTACGGGGGTAACgctatattttttaacatataataaaactacaaatatttatgtttaaagtAATCACCATCTATTGgattattagaaaattagatACAACTAAActagaaagaaatatttctctcattaaagaaaaaaattccgTTACGTGCCTTTAACCAaagtactgaatacactgttcacaccaccactacaataacactcacaattaaCACTATCTGACAGGCGTTTCGATATCGAATtcatcgtcttcagagattcaAGGTAAACTTTAGTTtacaccaacggttccagaaattccgaGTTAGTTTAACCAAAGAAACAATATCAAACCAGTGTTGGTTTAAGAAGTAGAGGTGCCAAGGGTCCACTAAGGAAATCAGGGGCTTCAGACCCTCCCTAAATCCCTAAATCCGACGCCTTATTAGATGGTGACGGATTACGgataaaatatacttaaaagGGACACTAAAATAGTTTTGTaaactattataatattttatttatcttatttatttaatttgtttgtctgtttttttgaaataactgaacACGTCTTCACCATTCCATTATAGCAACGTAAAATGGTcgattctgaatggtacaccagcatttgtttgcaagaagtgttcgaaaaaatcagggaaaccacgacaatgcgagctcccacacatcaattcaaacaaaaacgttttggaacagtcaaaacttcgtattgatgggtcatccaccgTAGAGTCCTTATTTAGCACCCGacgattttttcttattcccgcagataaaaaataaattactaaatCAAcgtttctacacctgaagaagatGTTGAgacgttcaaatcacatgttttggaggtacttcaatcggaatggaCAATTGATTGGAGAAGGGTAGAAAATTGTCAGATATTTTACCATTAAACttattaattatgtttttataagaataaaatttgttttgagttaataagtttatattttggATCATTCagtcatataaaacaataatttttttaccaaaagaTTGATACACATACGGTTAGTTTtagacataatcaccgaagagatttcatatctgtggacaagcttttcaatacactcttcaaagaaagttgccgccaattTAGCCTTATCGTTCAGTAccaatagagtacaaaacagactttgaaacttctggaaattccgtagtaATGGTGAATCTTTAACCATTTTCTCAACTCGTTGatccaggtcatctgaaactacagatttgcgtccttggcccccttcatcatgcgTCACGCACAACACCAGCACTCAtaaagttttccccatacacacgactcattttCCGATGGATTTttgcagcactatggccttccgcctgtagaaaacgaatcactcTCGATGGGAGCATAAAAAATGGCGGACAAGTTTACGTggttgtagcacaacgccgactgacacctgAATATCAACATTGACGGAGTGTATCTTATATCTAATTTAAGACGATTCCAAAACGCAGAAAGGGGCtcttaaaaaatgaataaccaCGGAATACTGCGTCCCACGAAGGCTCTTTTTGGGTATTTGGTGAGGTTTACGCGGAATCGTTCTATTTGAACTGCTGTAAACTGGACAAACTGTTGATGGAGAATCGGATGAAGCAATCTTTATTCgaaaaatgaactgaaaagaCGTTATTCTACAAATCGACAGTGGAAGACCGCACTGTACGAAGCGAACATTGAAGAATTGGATTGGGTGGTATTGCTTTACCTACCATATTCAGATTTCCATGTATTCTGATCgctataatattattttagatgAAAGATGTCCAAATTTCGAGATGTATTACTCGAAAAATGATGACATTATTGAAACAGCAACAACATTAAATTCCAATCCGCTTTGTAACTGGATTTACCATTTGCCAACCATAATAAGTCGTTTACATGAGTGCAAATCTTGTCAAAATTTGGGTCAATAAATGGTTTCATAATTTCTGTTATAGTGATCAAACCGTCAGTTCTCCCGACTGATTCACTCGATGTTGATGCCCGCTTGTAAAATTTCTTGGTTTTACAAAGACGCTTTTACAACCTTTTGTAGTTCCTCGCAATCCCAgtggtgaaattttttataatttacaaatattttgagaCATTTGAACACCGAGTATTACAATGGTAATGGCAACCTGCCTCCCCTTTAGCTTATAGTCGAAACAGATGCAATCAGCAGCGCAccagaaaaattaaattcaaaaaatctgaCAAGTCACCAAGATTTGCAGACTTTATAAAGTTAGAAAACATTGATAAACCACTCCATTAGAAGGGGTAAGAGGCATAGTTTGGACCAGAGCCCCACTGTGGCCTCATGAGATGCCACAGCTGAATGGGTGGCTAAAGAATCAAATGGAATCTTAGTGGAGAATCACTCCAGGTCTAAGAGAATCAAAAAGATTCATAACCTTATCGGCCAAGTAGTCTGAGGACGTTGGTGGTTGGTTTTTAGACAAGTCACTGGCTTCAATCAGTTGTATACATAATGCGGcaataataatctaaattcgtatgtcttttttatcattttgtttaCGTACATGTGGGTTATTCAGCTTTCTTTTCGTAGTAGTTAGAAAGTTGTagaatacatttgaaaaaatcgttattttctGTATCTGTATATGTACAAACTTAGTACCTATGAACTGTAGGAAGCGGAAACTTTCAGGTTATAGCGATGCCATGGGAACCAAAATAAAAACCGATACGGATTCCTAATTGTAAAACATTCTTCTTACCTAAGACCCCGTGAACGATATTATCTCTACGcaattagaataattattattataagaaaatactTATTCGCGGGAAAACTGTCGGCAATTTGTTTGTCGATAAAATCGTTACTTTGTTACACGATGAGCATAGTTCGAATTTATCGATACTTAATCCAGTGGCGGCACTCggtcttatttttttgttttttttgttagaaaagaCCAATGAAAACCCGaaacttgttttattatttttatacgtAACTTTTCGAGggacaatatttagaaaatatactaaaatatgagttctgatttcgcaactttaaatgcctataactcgtatgaaaattttttttgtcgcaacattattttcacgtcatcgaAACACTCGCGAATTTtttcccggaacaccctgtattctTATCTGGCAACCTTTTCCTCgacttttcatttcatttcgaaaaaaagcTGGTGGGAATGAATGAGTATATACATGATGAAAAATACCTCGCCCTGTATatgattttccatattttctatGGATAGTTTTAATTGGAACCACCTGTATATagttttacgtaaaaaatactGTCACATAATATCTAATAATAGATTTATACCATCATATAACGTATTAACTTCCTTTTCCTCTATAGAGAGATAAATTAAGTACCTATCtcatataaattgataatttgaaatttgaacaaataaaaaaaatattctcttgatagaacaaaaatttcttattttcgaataaacgtgagaaatattacaaaaacaattcaaaaatttattcacgACGTCAAATCTCATTCTTAATGAGTCACCctgtattcaaattaaaaaaaaaagtttatttcaatgtttACATCAATAGCTGCATTAAGTAATATATTTCGCCGTGTCAAcgatgattttaattttttaaatataaaccaaactattttctaaatcatctacaaaaacttattattacCTCAGAATAAATgacaagcatttttttattattatatcaagaaatatatttgcaatgattcatttttgttaataagaaTCATTCTTAAAAACTTTATCTTTTTCTAACtacttttgaatataaatacaagatttatataatatttctaagagGGTTGAGTAATGgctatttataaacaaaaaaccaaCCGGCTTTCTACTCGTCTACTaatctggtttaaaaaaattattccttatAAACAAGACTCGAATCGACATTCTTTATGAACTGGATACGttccataataattatttttattagttattgttTATATACTTATTTATTCACCTGTCACGCACCTGGGACTGACCCTATTATCGAATAACCCAACGGTTGTTCTTTTAGAATAGCATACTAACCTTagttcaagatttctcataaaattttcCAGGTCGATTTTGTCCATGAGGACGAAATCGCCTACGCCAACTTCTTTTTGGGTTGCCATGATTTATTGTTTCTCTTTGTTGTCCTTAATCACCAGCACTGCATTTCATTTAACGCGGGTCGGAAAGGTGAGTCAATACGATAAAATATcgatgttttatttatatttatccaACTCTATACTCACTCGTTGCACCACACCAACTGATCATTActcatttgaaaaatgaaaataaacgacTCAAGATCAAGGTTCGGTGTGAACGAACGACGAACGAAAAAAAACGAATAGCACATTAAGTTAAGACATACGTTTTagagtatttttttatcgtaataTAGTGGCAGTAGCAAAACAACAGGGGTTTTCGGAAATTATGATTGGATTAACCTATAACTGATCGAAGTAATCGGGTCATAGCCATATGATAGGATCCTTTCTACTAAAAGGCTTTTCGGAAAATATGATCAGGTTAAACCGATCACGGTATGAACGATCAGAAAGTAATCCGGATCTCGTTCActgttgttcggaaactgatcaaACCATATGTTAAGATCCTTTCTACCCCAATGTATAAGTAGATAAATGAGATTAGCTGACCAGTTTTTTCGTTTGGGAATGGTttcttgaaatttaaaaattacgtaTTCCCCTCGTATGGTTATTTAGTATCAATTTTCATAAGCAGcgtcataataataataaaaataacgtattaatattaacatttagTGTAAAATCCGTGTGAGTGGGAAAATCATTGCTAACTTCTCAATACAAATTATCAAACACTTGGATCCATTACACAActgaataaatatcatggaagaattaacagacgaaaaatataataaaaatcaaaggtTTTTAtagatcaaatttgaaatttccacagAAAATTTAGCGAGACGTTCAGAAACtgtgataaaaatttcattgtggTTTGGGATCCGCAATCAACTGATaatatgatgatgatgatgatatttcTGATCATAGATCATAGTTATTTGCATCAGCTCTAATGAGCAGCGTAAATCAGATTTAAATATGAAACTACCATCGAAACTAAAATGAAAATCTCGTTGGGGCTAGGATCCGCCATTAGCTAATAAGTGATTCAGCTGATCCTGGATCAACTCTGAATTTAATTATAGCAGTAGCTACTCTTACATACCAACGggaatataatttaaatatagatCTTTGACCTAAGTATGGGTTACTGAATATCGTAATATACTttacataaaaacaataattaaagaGCTTGTCATCGTCTGGAATGACGATTAAAGACGTTATTTTATGCACTAACATGTCGCGCATTTCATTAGAAGAACAGTATGTGGGATAGTATGAATCTTAACAGACTTTGTTCAATCAAATTTCTTGTATCTCACTTTCACAATTTTAGAAACAGTCATAATTTACTTAATATTTGTTAccatatattaaaaatacgtGTTTTGGAATAATAGTATGTTTCACGTATGTCTTAGCTTCATTCCATTAcatcatttttgtttagtttgtgTCCTATGTCACTAAGGCGCCGCTACAATTACGTCATTTATAATAAGGTAAGTTGATTTCatgacattttattttgaattttttatatctgaaaaaagtcgatttttttaaaaataaccaaaCGTTTAAAAATGTTGCGTGAACGATTAAGTGCTCGGTCTTCAACATCTCCATATTATTTTGTACGAAAAGATAATATTAAGGAAGATGTACCAATTTGGACTGAATGGAAAATTGCAGCTTATGGACTGTTTTTCTCAGTACTCATATTTACagtaaaactttttataatctACAGTAAGTAGAGACTTCttattaatatacaaatcaaaacataaaatgaGGTTGAGGTTATGCTTTAGTAGGTcagatgtttatttttataaatagatcAATTGATAGTTTATTTTAAACGCATAAATTGTATTTACATTATAAATTAATGTGTAGACTATAAGTTTGCTAGTATATagttaatttataattcaaatatttttgtgattgCATTGGGATATTTTTAGGAAGCACacttgaacaaatatttttagaagaaaaactaatatCTTATCAAATATGGTCGGAAGACGGACAGGAAATGTTTGCAGCGAGCTGGAAACATGTTGCTAGGTATAGTAATATTTGGTTACCAATTCTGGGTGGAGTTTTAAGTTCATATTTTACTTGGATAATGGTATATCTTGATTCGGCTGTTCCAGGAGTACAACCACCTAGTCCTTTGTCTCCCAAAAAATACAAG from Diorhabda sublineata isolate icDioSubl1.1 chromosome 8, icDioSubl1.1, whole genome shotgun sequence carries:
- the LOC130448411 gene encoding ADP-ribosylation factor-like protein 6-interacting protein 6 — protein: MLRERLSARSSTSPYYFVRKDNIKEDVPIWTEWKIAAYGLFFSVLIFTVKLFIIYRSTLEQIFLEEKLISYQIWSEDGQEMFAASWKHVARYSNIWLPILGGVLSSYFTWIMVYLDSAVPGVQPPSPLSPKKYKEQSGHTFHLNYVFAIVVGFLVSGYMYFRGVSIVY